A region from the Pungitius pungitius chromosome 16, fPunPun2.1, whole genome shotgun sequence genome encodes:
- the gabrb4 gene encoding gamma-aminobutyric acid receptor subunit beta-4 isoform X1 gives MLGRQEDKLCGIFSALAALSFFFCFVQSSSTGSTGMSVAKTTVDKLLKGYDIRLRPDFGGPPVVVGMSINIASIDSISEVNMDYTITMYFQQSWRDKRLAYNELKLNLTLDNRVADQLWLPDTYFLNDKKSFLHGVTVKNRMIRLHPDGTVLYGLRITTTAACMMDLRRYPLDEQNCTLEIESYGYTTDDIIFFWQGEDRAVTGVDKLELPQFSIVDVRLVSKEVKFATGSYPRLSLSFRIKRNIGYFILQTYMPSILITILSWVSFWINYDASAARVALGVTTVLTMTTINTHLRETLPKIPYVKAIDVYLMGCFVFVFLALLEYAFVNYVFFGRGPAQQKKINERLNKTNNERTRYEEKRLREQDSISVPYQTNTFRSFTQRRNLYLEEQRKVGVDAYGNILLTTLEMNNEVMPSDVGSSVSDSRNSVMSFDSSGVQFRKPMAPRDGFSHHSLDRSAMRSRANCRLRRRSSKLKLKIPNLSDVSTIDKWSRVIFPITFGFFNLIYWLYYVN, from the exons ATGTTGGGTCGTCAAGAAGATAAATTATGTGGAATTTTCTCTGCTCTGGCGGctttgtccttcttcttctgctttgttcAAAG CTCTTCCACTGGAAGCACCGGAATGTCTGTGGCCAAGACCACCGTGGACAAGTTGCTGAAGGGATATGACATCCGTTTGAGGCCAGATTTTGGAG GTCCTCCTGTCGTCGTGGGAATGAGCATCAACATAGCGAGCATCGACTCCATCTCAGAAGTCAACATG GACTACACCATCACAATGTATTTCCAGCAGAGCTGGCGGGATAAGCGTTTGGCCTACAACGAGCTGAAGCTAAACCTGACTCTGGACAACCGTGTAGCAGACCAGCTTTGGCTCCCTGACACCTACTTCCTTAATGATAAGAAGTCCTTTCTTCACGGTGTGACGGTAAAAAACCGGATGATTCGTCTGCACCCAGATGGCACCGTGTTATACGGACTGAG AATAACTACTACTGCTGCTTGCATGATGGACTTGAGGAGGTACCCTCTTGATGAACAGAACTGCACCCTGGAGATTGAAAGCT ATGGATATACCACGGATGACATCATATTTTTCTGGCAAGGAGAGGACAGAGCAGTGACGGGCGTTGACAAGCTGGAGTTACCTCAGTTTTCCATCGTAGACGTCCGTTTAGTGTCCAAGGAGGTCAAGTTTGCCACAG GTTCATATCCAAGGCTTTCGCTGAGTTTCAGGATTAAGAGGAACATTGGATATTTCATCCTGCAGACATACATGCCGTCCATCTTGATCACCATCCTCTCCTGGGTCTCCTTCTGGATCAATTATGATGCCTCTGCAGCTCGGGTGGCCCTGG GTGTGACAACGGTGCTTACCATGACTACAATTAACACCCACCTTAGGGAGACTCTCCCAAAGATTCCGTATGTGAAAGCCATCGACGTCTACCTCATgggctgttttgtgtttgtgttcctggCCCTGCTCGAATATGCCTTTGTAAATTACGTGTTCTTTGGCCGGGGCCCTGcgcaacaaaagaaaatcaatgagAGGCTGAACAAGACCAACAACGAGCGCACAAGATACGAAGAGAAGCGCCTGAGGGAACAG GACTCCATTTCCGTGCCGTATCAAACCAACACCTTCAGGTCATTTACACAGCGAAGAAATCTGTATCTCGAGGAACAAAGAAAAGTTGGG GTGGATGCTTATGGAAACATCCTCCTCACCACACTGGAGATGAACAACGAAGTGATGCCTTCTGACGTGGGAAGCAGCGTCAGTGACTCTCGGAATTCCGTCATGTCCTTTGACAGCTCCGGGGTCCAATTCAGGAAGCCCATGGCTCCGCGCGACGGCTTTAGCCACCACTCGCTGGACCGGAGCGCCATGCGGAGCCGGGCCAACTGTCGGCTACGACGACGCTCCTCCAAGCTCAAGTTGAAAATTCCAAACCTGTCAGATGTTAGCACCATTGACAAGTGGTCCAGGGTCATTTTCCCTATCACCTTTGGATTTTTCAACCTAATCTACTGGTTGTACTACGTGAATTGA
- the gabrb4 gene encoding gamma-aminobutyric acid receptor subunit beta-4 isoform X2 has translation MLGRQEDKLCGIFSALAALSFFFCFVQSSSTGSTGMSVAKTTVDKLLKGYDIRLRPDFGGPPVVVGMSINIASIDSISEVNMDYTITMYFQQSWRDKRLAYNELKLNLTLDNRVADQLWLPDTYFLNDKKSFLHGVTVKNRMIRLHPDGTVLYGLRITTTAACMMDLRRYPLDEQNCTLEIESYGYTTDDIIFFWQGEDRAVTGVDKLELPQFSIVDVRLVSKEVKFATGSYPRLSLSFRIKRNIGYFILQTYMPSILITILSWVSFWINYDASAARVALGVTTVLTMTTINTHLRETLPKIPYVKAIDVYLMGCFVFVFLALLEYAFVNYVFFGRGPAQQKKINERLNKTNNERTRYEEKRLREQVDAYGNILLTTLEMNNEVMPSDVGSSVSDSRNSVMSFDSSGVQFRKPMAPRDGFSHHSLDRSAMRSRANCRLRRRSSKLKLKIPNLSDVSTIDKWSRVIFPITFGFFNLIYWLYYVN, from the exons ATGTTGGGTCGTCAAGAAGATAAATTATGTGGAATTTTCTCTGCTCTGGCGGctttgtccttcttcttctgctttgttcAAAG CTCTTCCACTGGAAGCACCGGAATGTCTGTGGCCAAGACCACCGTGGACAAGTTGCTGAAGGGATATGACATCCGTTTGAGGCCAGATTTTGGAG GTCCTCCTGTCGTCGTGGGAATGAGCATCAACATAGCGAGCATCGACTCCATCTCAGAAGTCAACATG GACTACACCATCACAATGTATTTCCAGCAGAGCTGGCGGGATAAGCGTTTGGCCTACAACGAGCTGAAGCTAAACCTGACTCTGGACAACCGTGTAGCAGACCAGCTTTGGCTCCCTGACACCTACTTCCTTAATGATAAGAAGTCCTTTCTTCACGGTGTGACGGTAAAAAACCGGATGATTCGTCTGCACCCAGATGGCACCGTGTTATACGGACTGAG AATAACTACTACTGCTGCTTGCATGATGGACTTGAGGAGGTACCCTCTTGATGAACAGAACTGCACCCTGGAGATTGAAAGCT ATGGATATACCACGGATGACATCATATTTTTCTGGCAAGGAGAGGACAGAGCAGTGACGGGCGTTGACAAGCTGGAGTTACCTCAGTTTTCCATCGTAGACGTCCGTTTAGTGTCCAAGGAGGTCAAGTTTGCCACAG GTTCATATCCAAGGCTTTCGCTGAGTTTCAGGATTAAGAGGAACATTGGATATTTCATCCTGCAGACATACATGCCGTCCATCTTGATCACCATCCTCTCCTGGGTCTCCTTCTGGATCAATTATGATGCCTCTGCAGCTCGGGTGGCCCTGG GTGTGACAACGGTGCTTACCATGACTACAATTAACACCCACCTTAGGGAGACTCTCCCAAAGATTCCGTATGTGAAAGCCATCGACGTCTACCTCATgggctgttttgtgtttgtgttcctggCCCTGCTCGAATATGCCTTTGTAAATTACGTGTTCTTTGGCCGGGGCCCTGcgcaacaaaagaaaatcaatgagAGGCTGAACAAGACCAACAACGAGCGCACAAGATACGAAGAGAAGCGCCTGAGGGAACAG GTGGATGCTTATGGAAACATCCTCCTCACCACACTGGAGATGAACAACGAAGTGATGCCTTCTGACGTGGGAAGCAGCGTCAGTGACTCTCGGAATTCCGTCATGTCCTTTGACAGCTCCGGGGTCCAATTCAGGAAGCCCATGGCTCCGCGCGACGGCTTTAGCCACCACTCGCTGGACCGGAGCGCCATGCGGAGCCGGGCCAACTGTCGGCTACGACGACGCTCCTCCAAGCTCAAGTTGAAAATTCCAAACCTGTCAGATGTTAGCACCATTGACAAGTGGTCCAGGGTCATTTTCCCTATCACCTTTGGATTTTTCAACCTAATCTACTGGTTGTACTACGTGAATTGA